A genomic segment from Lagenorhynchus albirostris chromosome X, mLagAlb1.1, whole genome shotgun sequence encodes:
- the PLP1 gene encoding myelin proteolipid protein, with amino-acid sequence MGLLECCARCLVGAPFASLVATGLCFFGVALFCGCGHEALTGTEKLIETYFSKNYQDYEYLINVIHAFQYVIYGTASFFFLYGALLLAEGFYTTGAVRQIFGDYKTTICGKGLSATFVGITYALTIVWLLVFACSAVPVYIYFNTWTTCQSIATPSKTSASIGSLCADARMYGVLPWNAFPGKVCGSNLLSICKTAEFQMTFHLFIAAFVGAAATLVSLLTFMIAATYNFAVLKLMGRGTKF; translated from the exons ATGG GCTTGTTAGAGTGCTGTGCGAGATGTCTCGTAGGGGCCCCctttgcttccctggtggccactGGATTGTGTTTCTTTGGGGTGGCACTGTTCTGTGGCTGTGGACATGAAGCACTCACTGGCACAGAAAAGCTAATTGAGACCTATTTCTCCAAAAACTACCAGGACTATGAATATCTCATCAATGT GATCCATGCTTTCCAGTATGTCATCTATGGAActgcctctttcttcttcctttatggGGCCCTCCTGCTGGCTGAGGGCTTCTACACCACCGGCGCAGTCAGGCAGATCTTTGGCGACTACAAGACCACCATCTGCGGCAAGGGCCTGAGTGCAACG TTTGTGGGCATCACCTATGCCCTGACCATTGTGTGGCTCCTGGTGTTTGCCTGCTCTGCTGTGCCTGTGTACATTTACTTCAACACTTGGACCACTTGCCAGTCTATTGCCACCCCCAGCAAGACCTCTGCCAGTATAGGCAGTCTCTGTGCTGATGCCAGAATGTATG GTGTTCTCCCATGGAATGCCTTCCCTGGCAAGGTGTGTGGCTCCAACCTTCTGTCCATCTGCAAAACAGCTGAG TTCCAAATGACCTTCCACCTGTTTATTGCTGCATTTGTGGGGGCCGCAGCAACACTGGTTTCCCTG CTCACCTTCATGATTGCTGCCACTTACAACTTTGCCGTCCTGAAACTCATGGGCCGAGGCACCAAGTTCTGA